From the genome of Nicotiana sylvestris chromosome 2, ASM39365v2, whole genome shotgun sequence, one region includes:
- the LOC138886174 gene encoding uncharacterized protein produces the protein MIRQSIKTLKLTNNEAEYDAMIAGLELAKSLETKVIEAKCDSQLVVNQVNRTFKVREDRMQRYLDKLQVSLHRFKEWTLQHVPREQNSDADALANLGSSIEDDELSSWTVVHLSRSIIEEGHAEINSTSLTWDWRNKYIEYLKNGKLPSYPKESRTLRTKVARFILAENGTLYKRTFNDR, from the coding sequence ATGATTAGACAGTCTATCAAAACTTTGAAATTaactaataatgaggccgagtatgatgccatgattgcaggtctcgagttAGCTAAGAGCTTGGAAACGAAGGTCATCGAAGCCAAGTGTGACTCCCAActtgtggtaaatcaagtcaacAGAACTTTCAAGGTTCGAGAAgatcgaatgcagaggtacttggacaaattgCAAGTGTCTCTACATCGATTTAAAGAATGGACCCTACAACacgtacctcgagaacaaaatagcgatgctgatgcccttgcaaatttggggtcGTCGATCGAAGATGATGAGCTTAGCTCGTGGACTGTCGTACACCTTTCAAGGTCAATAATCGAAGAAGGACATGCTGAGATAAACTCCACAAGtctaacctgggattggaggaataagtacatcgaaTACCTAAAGAACGGGAAGCTTCCATCGTATCCTAAAGAATCAAGGACTCTACGCACTAAGGTCGCACGGTTCATTTTGGCCGAAAATGGAACACTGTATAAGAGAACGTTCAATGATCGTTAG
- the LOC104224725 gene encoding triosephosphate isomerase, cytosolic, whose product MARKFFVGGNWKCNGTVEEVKKIVTTLSEAEVPSEDVVEVVISPPFVFLPLVKTLLRPDFSVAAQNCWVRKGGAFTGEVSAEMLVNLGIPWVILGHSERRLLLNESNDFVGDKVAYALSQGLKVIACVGETLEQRESGATMAVVAAQTKAIAERIPHWPNIVLAYEPVWAIGTGKVATPTQAQEVHTEIRKWLHVNVSAEVAASTRIIYGGSVNGANCKELAAQPDVDGFLVGGASLKPEFIDIIKSATVKTTG is encoded by the exons ATGGCCAGAAAATTTTTCGTCGGCGGCAACTGGAAATGC AATGGAACAGTGGAGGAAGTGAAAAAAATTGTGACCACATTGAGTGAAGCAGAAGTTCCTTCTGAAGATGTTGTCG AGGTTGTGATCAGTCCTCCATTTGTGTTTCTTCCATTAGTCAAAACCTTGTTGCGTCCTGATTTCTCCGTTGCTGCACAGAACTGTTGGGTTAGGAAAGGAGGTGCATTTACTGGTGAGGTTAG TGCTGAGATGTTGGTCAATTTGGGCATTCCCTGGGTAATCCTTGGCCACTCTGAGAGAAGGCTTTTACTGAATGAATCAAATGAT TTTGTGGGTGATAAAGTTGCTTATGCACTTTCTCAAGGCTTAAAAGTGATTGCCTGTGTTGGGGAGACTCTTGAGCAGCGAGAATCAGGAGCTACAATGGCTGTAGTTGCAGCACAGACAAAAGCAATTGCAG AAAGAATACCACACTGGCCCAATATTGTTTTGGCTTATGAGCCAGTGTGGGCCATTGGAACGGGAAAGGTTGCTACTCCAACTCAGGCTCAGGAA GTTCATACTGAAATAAGGAAATGGCTTCATGTTAATGTTAGTGCAGAAGTTGCTGCTTCCACTAGAATCATCTACGGAG GTTCTGTAAATGGAGCTAACTGCAAAGAGTTGGCAGCACAGCCTGATGTGGATGGTTTTTTGGTTGGTGGAGCTTCACTAAAG CCTGAATTTATTGATATCATCAAGTCCGCAACAGTGAAAACAACTGGTTAG